Proteins encoded in a region of the Solanum dulcamara chromosome 9, daSolDulc1.2, whole genome shotgun sequence genome:
- the LOC129903167 gene encoding probable cysteine protease RD19C, with the protein MDRLFLLSLLAFALFSSAIAFSDDDPLIRQVVSETDDNHMLNAEHHFSLFKSKFGKIYASQEEHDHRLKVFKANLRRAKRNQLLDPTAEHGITQFSDLTPSEFRRTYLGLHKPRPKLNSEKAPILPTKDLPADFDWREKGAVTGVKNQGSCGSCWSFSTTGAVEGAHFLATGELVSLSEQQLVDCDHECDPVEKNDCDAGCDGGLMTTAFEYTLKSGGLQREKDYPYTGKNGKCHFDKSKIAASVSNFSVVGLDEDQIAANLLKHGPLAVGINAGWMQTYVGGVSCPLICLKRQDHGVLLVGYGSDGFAPIRLKKKPYWIIKNSWGETWGEHGYYKICRGHNICGVDAMVSTVTATHTTNPNL; encoded by the exons ATGGATCGTCTTTTTCTCTTATCTCTTCTCGCTTTCGCACTTTTCTCGTCGGCAATTGCTTTCTCCGACGACGATCCGTTGATCCGGCAAGTAGTATCGGAAACCGATGACAACCATATGTTAAACGCCGAGCATCACTTTTCACTTTTTAAATCTAAGTTTGGAAAGATCTATGCTTCTCAGGAGGAACATGACCATAGATTGAAGGTATTCAAGGCTAATCTCCGCCGTGCGAAGCGCAACCAGCTCCTTGACCCTACCGCTGAGCACGGTATTACGCAATTCTCCGATCTAACTCCATCGGAGTTTCGTCGGACTTACCTTGGACTTCACAAGCCCCGACCTAAGCTTAACTCTGAGAAAGCTCCGATCCTCCCGACCAAGGATCTTCCAGCTGATTTTGACTGGCGTGAGAAGGGCGCCGTCACCGGTGTTAAAAATCAG GGCTCATGTGGATCATGCTGGTCCTTCAGTACGACAGGAGCGGTGGAAGGAGCTCACTTTTTGGCAACTGGAGAGCTGGTGAGCCTTAGTGAACAGCAGCTTGTGGATTGTGACCATGAG TGTGACCCGGTGGAGAAAAATGATTGTGATGCAGGTTGCGACGGTGGTCTTATGACCACCGCCTTTGAGTACACCCTGAAATCTGGAGGTCTCCAACGGGAGAAAGACTATCCTTACACTGGCAAGAATGGCAAATGCCACTTTGACAAGAGCAAAATTGCCGCCTCTGTATCTAACTTCAGTGTTGTTGGTCTTGATGAAGATCAAATTGCTGCTAACCTGCTTAAACATGGTCCTCTTGCAG TGGGGATCAATGCTGGTTGGATGCAGACATACGTTGGAGGAGTTTCATGCCCATTAATTTGCCTCAAGCGTCAGGATCATGGTGTCCTCCTAGTGGGTTATGGTTCTGATGGTTTTGCCCCTATCCGTCTCAAGAAAAAGCCTTACTGGATTATTAAGAATTCTTGGGGAGAGACTTGGGGAGAACACGGATATTACAAGATCTGCAGAGGTCACAATATCTGTGGAGTTGATGCAATGGTCTCTACTGTGACTGCCACCCATACTACTAATCCTAATCTTTAA